AGTGAGAGTACCCTTAAATATAAAAGAGTCCTTTTGAAGTTATCAGGCGAGGCTCTGCTTGGGCAAAAAGAATTTGGTATAGATCAAGCTTTTCTTCAAAAGATATCTGAGGAATTGGAAGAAGTTCATGCTCTTGGGGTTGCGCTCTCTATTGTTATAGGAGGTGGAAATATCTTTAGAGGGGTTGCTGGAGAAAAGGAGGGGCTCAATAGAGCCCGGGCTGATTATATGGGGATGCTGGCTACCCTAATTAATGCCCTTGCCCTTCAGGATGTGCTTGAGAGAAGAGGAGTGACCTGCCGAACGATGTCAGCTCTTGAGGTCAAGGAGGTTGCAGAACCTTATATTCGTGAAAAGGCCCTTAGTCACCTTGAAAAGGGTAGAATTCTTATTCTTGCCTGTGGAACAGGGAATCCCTTTTTTACCACAGATACTGCTGCAACCCTAAGGGCCCTTGAACTTAATTGTGAAATCCTTATGAAAGCAACTAAGGTAGATGGTGTTTATGATAGGGATCCTAAGCTCCATCCTGAGGCTCAAAAATTTGAAGAGATCACCTTTAATGAAGTAATTCAAAAAAATCTCAGGGTTATGGATGCAACAGCCTTTTCCTTAGCCCGTGATAATCATCTTCCTATATTAGTTTTCAATCTTTTTCAAAGAGGCAATATAAAAAAAGCCCTTTTTGGTGAAAGAGTAGGAACAATTATTAAGAATTAAGGAGGAGAGGGCTATGAAGGAGGCTTTAGAGGATCTAAAAAAGAGAATGCAAAAAAGTGTTCAGGCCTTTAAGGAAGAGCTTTCTCATATTCGGACATCCCGAGCCTCTGTGAGTCTCCTTGAAGGAATTAAGGTTGATTGTTATGGTCAGAAGCTTCCTATTCCACAGGTTGCCTCAGTTAATGTCGTGGAAGGCAAAATGCTTGTTATTCAGCCCTGGGATCTTAACCTTATTAAGGACATTGAAAAGGCCATTCAGAAATCAGATCTCGGGATTAACCCAACCAGCGACGGAAAGACTCTTAAACTTGTGATACCTCCTCTTACAGAGGAAAGAAGAAAAGAGCTTGTCAAAGTGGTGCACAAACTTTCTGAAGAAGCGAAGGTAGCTATTAGAAATCTTCGCAGAGATATTTTGGATAAGTTTAAGACCGCCAAGAAAAATAAGGAAATCTCAGAGGATGATTACACCAAACTTGAGAAAGAAGTCCAAAAGATTCATGATGAATTTATAAAAACTATTGATAAGCTTTCTCAAGAGAAGGAAAAAGAAATTCTAACCCTTTAGAATGAACCATACTTCCATAGATGATCATCACCTTATTTCACAGGTGTTACCCCGTCATGTAGCTATCATAATGGATGGAAATGGTAGATGGGCTAAACGCAAGGGACTGCCTCGTATTGCAGGCCATAAAAAGGGCGTTGAAGTTGCAAGAAAAATAATTATTAAATCATGTGAGCTTGGGATCCCCTATTTAAGCCTTTTTGCCTTTTCCAAGGAAAACTGGCAACGCCCAAGAGAAGAGGTAGAAACCCTTTTGGCCCTTTTAGTAGAATACTTGAATAAGGAACTTCCCCTTATGATGGAAAAGGAGATTCGCTTTAAAGTCATTGGAGATAAAGAGGATTTTCCAGAGGTTCTTCGGAAAAAGATTGATGAAGTTGAGAAGCTCACCAGTAATAACAATAAGATGACCCTGGTTTTGGCTTTGAGTTATAGCGGAAGAGCGGAGATTTTAAGAGCAATAAAAAAAATCCTTGAAAAGCTTAAAGAGAAAGCCCTTAAACCGGAGGAGATTACAGAGGAGTCCCTAAGAAATTTTTTTTACTTTCCAGAGCTTCCTGATCCAGACTTACTGATCAGGACCAGTGGAGAATTGAGAATCTCTAATTTTTTTCTCTATCAAATAGCCTACACGGAGTTTTATTTTTCTGAAATGCTCTGGCCTGATTTTACAGAAGAAGAATATTTAAAGGCCCTTAAATCCTATCAACAAAGGGAAAGGCGTTTTGGCAGGGTCTATGAATTTTAATTTTTTAAAAAGGTTTCTCTCAGCCCTTATTCTCTCCCCCCTACTTGTTCTTCTTTTACTCAAAGGTAGCCCTTCCCTTATTTTTTCTGTAATTTTATTCTGTGGGCTGATTGCCTGGTATGAATGGTGTCAGCTCTTTGATTTTTCTCTCTTTTATTTGGTATGGGGCGGGATTATCTTAACGCTCTCTTTCTCTTTAACCGGGTTTTTTTCTCCATTTTTTCAAATTAGTCTTTTTTTTATTTTTACCTTTTTCCCTTTTTTATTTATCTTTAATAAAGAAAGTTTTACTAATCTTTTTTTTCCCTTTTTAATAGGGCTAATTTATTTGTATGTGGGTTTTTTTCCTTTTGAAAATATACTCAGTAAATATCCCAGGGAATTGCTTCTTCTTTTTTTTCTTATAATCTTTACCAATGATACAGGAGCCTATTTAGCTGGAAAACTCTTTGGGAGACATCCTTTTTTTCCAAAAATTTCTCCCAAAAAAACCTGGGAGGGTTTTTGGGGAGGTATCCTTTTATCTCTATTATCCGGTCTTATTTTCAATCACTTTTTCTCCCTTTGGTCAATTGAAAGGGTTATTTATCTGGTTTTAGCTCTCTCCTTGGCAGGGGTTATGGGAGATTTGTTTGAATCTTCTGTAAAAAGAACTGTGGGTAAAAAGGATTCAGGAGCCTTGATCCCGGGGCATGGAGGTCTTCTGGATAGAATTGACGGGGTTATCTTTGCATCCCCTGTTTTTCTTTTTTTTCTTGAGGTGTTAGGTTATGGAAATCTCCTTAGATTGGGGCTATGAGCTTTTACAAAAAGAGGAGGTTCCCCTTCATATAATTCACCATTCCGAAAAGGTGGCCCTAATTTCTCTTTTTTTAGGATGTAAGCTTAAAGAGA
This window of the Caldimicrobium thiodismutans genome carries:
- the pyrH gene encoding UMP kinase, which encodes MSESTLKYKRVLLKLSGEALLGQKEFGIDQAFLQKISEELEEVHALGVALSIVIGGGNIFRGVAGEKEGLNRARADYMGMLATLINALALQDVLERRGVTCRTMSALEVKEVAEPYIREKALSHLEKGRILILACGTGNPFFTTDTAATLRALELNCEILMKATKVDGVYDRDPKLHPEAQKFEEITFNEVIQKNLRVMDATAFSLARDNHLPILVFNLFQRGNIKKALFGERVGTIIKN
- the frr gene encoding ribosome recycling factor, whose translation is MKEALEDLKKRMQKSVQAFKEELSHIRTSRASVSLLEGIKVDCYGQKLPIPQVASVNVVEGKMLVIQPWDLNLIKDIEKAIQKSDLGINPTSDGKTLKLVIPPLTEERRKELVKVVHKLSEEAKVAIRNLRRDILDKFKTAKKNKEISEDDYTKLEKEVQKIHDEFIKTIDKLSQEKEKEILTL
- a CDS encoding phosphatidate cytidylyltransferase, yielding MNFNFLKRFLSALILSPLLVLLLLKGSPSLIFSVILFCGLIAWYEWCQLFDFSLFYLVWGGIILTLSFSLTGFFSPFFQISLFFIFTFFPFLFIFNKESFTNLFFPFLIGLIYLYVGFFPFENILSKYPRELLLLFFLIIFTNDTGAYLAGKLFGRHPFFPKISPKKTWEGFWGGILLSLLSGLIFNHFFSLWSIERVIYLVLALSLAGVMGDLFESSVKRTVGKKDSGALIPGHGGLLDRIDGVIFASPVFLFFLEVLGYGNLLRLGL
- a CDS encoding isoprenyl transferase, yielding MNHTSIDDHHLISQVLPRHVAIIMDGNGRWAKRKGLPRIAGHKKGVEVARKIIIKSCELGIPYLSLFAFSKENWQRPREEVETLLALLVEYLNKELPLMMEKEIRFKVIGDKEDFPEVLRKKIDEVEKLTSNNNKMTLVLALSYSGRAEILRAIKKILEKLKEKALKPEEITEESLRNFFYFPELPDPDLLIRTSGELRISNFFLYQIAYTEFYFSEMLWPDFTEEEYLKALKSYQQRERRFGRVYEF